One Thiocapsa sp. genomic window carries:
- a CDS encoding response regulator translates to MNQNALPLILIVEDEERLADVVGDYLRAAGFRVHHLATGTGAVAWIEREGPDLILLDLMLPGQDGLSICREVRSRAQVPIIMTTARVEEIDRLLGLELGADDYVCKPYSPRELVARVKAVLRRTSRAPEHRRSGFLTLEPDRLQVSHDGRVITLTAVELALLAALHQAAGRILSRDHLMDRIYPDNRVVSDRTIDSHIKKLRRRLTELAPDVELIHSVYGVGYRYEEPDIDEALMHKPG, encoded by the coding sequence GCCTGGCCGACGTGGTCGGCGACTATCTGCGTGCGGCCGGCTTCCGGGTCCATCACCTGGCGACCGGCACGGGTGCAGTCGCCTGGATCGAGCGAGAAGGACCGGATCTGATCCTGCTCGACCTCATGCTGCCCGGTCAGGACGGGTTGAGCATCTGTCGCGAGGTGCGCAGCCGCGCTCAGGTGCCCATCATCATGACGACGGCGCGGGTCGAGGAGATCGATCGCCTGCTGGGGCTCGAGCTGGGTGCCGACGACTATGTCTGTAAACCTTACAGCCCGCGCGAGTTGGTGGCCCGCGTCAAGGCCGTCCTGAGACGAACGAGCCGGGCGCCCGAGCACCGGCGGAGCGGTTTCCTGACACTCGAGCCGGACCGATTGCAGGTCTCGCACGACGGCAGGGTCATCACGCTGACCGCCGTGGAGCTGGCATTGCTGGCCGCGCTCCATCAGGCCGCGGGGCGAATCCTCTCGCGCGACCACCTCATGGACCGGATCTATCCCGACAACCGGGTCGTGTCCGATCGCACCATCGACAGCCACATCAAGAAGCTTCGGCGCCGACTCACCGAGCTGGCGCCGGATGTCGAGTTGATCCACTCGGTCTACGGCGTCGGCTACCGCTACGAGGAACCCGACATCGACGAGGCCCTCATGCACAAACCTGGCTGA
- a CDS encoding NADP(H)-dependent aldo-keto reductase: MELRPLGRTDIRVSALCLGTMTFGEQNSEAEAHAQLDRALAAGINFIDTAEMYPVPPRAETIGRTEAYIGTWFASRGCRDRVVLASKVAGPGAWLPHLRGGRSRLDRVNIVTALDGSLKRLQTDRIDIYQLHWPDRETNYFGKLGYSPVEDAYSVPLLETLEVLADQVRAGKIRQIGVSNETPWGLMRYLTLAQQHGLPRMVSIQNPYSLLNRTFEVGLAEVAVRENCGLLAYSPLGFGVLSGKYLDGARPAGARVTRFERFSRYSNPEAKRATAEYVALARRHGLDPAQMALAWVTSRPFVTSNIIGATTPEQLEANLASAELTLSNEVIAEIEAIHTRQPNPAP, translated from the coding sequence ATGGAGCTCAGACCACTCGGACGCACCGACATCCGCGTCAGCGCACTTTGCCTCGGCACCATGACCTTCGGCGAGCAGAACAGCGAGGCCGAGGCACATGCCCAGCTCGACCGCGCGCTCGCCGCGGGGATCAACTTCATCGACACGGCCGAGATGTATCCGGTGCCGCCGCGCGCTGAGACCATCGGCCGGACCGAAGCCTACATCGGCACCTGGTTCGCGTCGCGCGGTTGTCGTGACCGGGTGGTTCTGGCCTCCAAGGTGGCCGGCCCTGGCGCTTGGCTGCCGCATCTTCGCGGCGGCAGGTCGCGGTTGGACCGCGTCAATATCGTGACCGCCCTGGACGGCAGCTTGAAGCGGCTGCAAACGGACCGGATCGACATCTACCAGCTCCACTGGCCGGACCGCGAGACCAATTACTTCGGCAAGCTCGGCTATTCACCCGTGGAGGACGCGTACAGCGTCCCCTTGCTGGAGACCCTCGAGGTCCTCGCCGACCAGGTCCGGGCCGGCAAGATTCGGCAGATCGGCGTCTCCAACGAGACACCTTGGGGCCTGATGCGTTATCTCACGCTCGCGCAGCAGCATGGCCTGCCGCGCATGGTCAGCATCCAGAACCCCTACAGTCTGCTGAACCGGACCTTCGAGGTCGGCCTCGCCGAGGTCGCCGTTCGGGAGAACTGCGGTCTCCTGGCCTACTCGCCGCTCGGCTTCGGCGTGCTCTCGGGAAAGTATCTGGACGGCGCACGCCCGGCCGGTGCCCGCGTCACACGCTTCGAGCGCTTCAGCCGCTATTCCAACCCGGAGGCCAAGCGCGCCACGGCCGAGTATGTCGCACTCGCCCGCCGCCATGGACTCGACCCGGCGCAGATGGCACTCGCCTGGGTGACGAGCCGTCCATTCGTCACGTCCAACATCATCGGTGCGACGACGCCCGAGCAGTTGGAGGCCAACCTCGCCAGCGCGGAGCTCACGCTCTCGAATGAGGTGATCGCGGAGATCGAGGCGATCCATACGCGGCAGCCGAATCCAGCGCCTTGA
- a CDS encoding PfkB family carbohydrate kinase — MHAISDPVEAVRVRSAGPVLGVGIAVLDLVNEVAVYPAEDDEVRALALRRVRGGNVTNSLAVLSRLGHGCRWVGTLGDDPAADLILADLAGHGIEVRDAVRVPGGTTPTSSILLSRAGGSRTIVHFRDLPELSADDFGRVSLDGLAWVHFEGRNPQETARMIRRVREEAPDVPISVELEKRRPGVEALLTGPQVLLASRAFARAGGFEDAGDFLEDLLVCSDARLGVVAWGAQGAAFLARGGHVQRVPAYAPTPVVDTLGAGDVFNAGVIHGLLQGLPAAEALAQAVKLAGLKCGHRGVVMGPESPPTYD, encoded by the coding sequence TTGCACGCGATCTCTGATCCTGTCGAGGCCGTGCGGGTGCGCTCGGCCGGCCCCGTGCTGGGTGTCGGCATCGCCGTGCTCGACCTCGTCAACGAGGTCGCGGTCTATCCCGCCGAGGACGACGAGGTTCGCGCCCTGGCCTTGCGCCGGGTGCGCGGCGGCAACGTTACCAACAGTCTCGCCGTGCTGTCGCGACTCGGACACGGCTGCCGTTGGGTGGGCACCCTGGGCGACGACCCGGCGGCCGATCTGATCCTCGCCGACCTTGCCGGTCACGGCATCGAGGTACGGGATGCCGTGCGGGTGCCCGGCGGGACGACCCCGACCTCTTCGATCCTGCTCAGCCGCGCCGGCGGCAGCCGGACCATCGTCCATTTTCGGGACCTGCCCGAGCTGAGTGCGGACGATTTCGGCCGGGTCTCGCTCGATGGACTCGCCTGGGTCCATTTCGAAGGGCGCAACCCGCAGGAGACCGCACGGATGATCCGCCGTGTCCGCGAGGAGGCCCCGGATGTGCCGATCTCGGTCGAGCTCGAAAAACGCCGCCCGGGGGTCGAGGCGCTGCTGACGGGTCCGCAGGTGCTGCTGGCGAGTCGTGCCTTCGCGCGTGCCGGCGGATTCGAGGATGCGGGTGATTTCCTCGAGGATCTCCTCGTGTGCAGCGATGCACGGCTCGGCGTTGTTGCCTGGGGCGCGCAAGGTGCCGCGTTCCTTGCGCGCGGCGGTCATGTCCAGCGGGTGCCGGCCTATGCCCCGACGCCTGTCGTCGATACGCTGGGTGCGGGCGATGTCTTCAACGCCGGGGTGATCCACGGCCTGCTGCAGGGTCTGCCCGCCGCCGAGGCGCTCGCGCAGGCGGTCAAGCTCGCGGGTCTCAAATGCGGGCATCGGGGCGTCGTGATGGGGCCCGAATCGCCTCCGACCTACGACTGA
- a CDS encoding SUMF1/EgtB/PvdO family nonheme iron enzyme → MVDATNLQTPHGDRTETESLRQALGEVRREAQQEVARINRRLRERSAVEGGAASAAEQLALRQELDSLQRTLGAKEQALDAITEECRRLEDVLEDQHLVFDGLRKEVERRDLSLTAAQEEVSRLRQALLDLQGQGSEPGLLEPAPPRGLSAEPPRIRPRAVGVGLWPLLLLPALVVLVLIVWLRADRPRAPATSDIATSESSGTETATDGGALPPDSESTAEPLEPSSVSVPTQRDRLRNGGFGPTLARLPGGRFLMGRNLTVASDFGPAREVEIAPFLMGVYEVTFEDYDRFARAVGRGFAKDFGWGRGNRPVVGVSWDDARAYTAWLSRETGRSYRLPSEAEWEYAARAGGRGSYWWGFGLEPNRAVCFDCGSAWDNRATAPVGSFNPSPFGLHDTAGNVMEWVADCYQSGYEGAPSDGRARTDGPCTDRVARGGAFNKPSASMRTFVRARFVPGTRLDMLGFRVARDL, encoded by the coding sequence ATGGTCGACGCAACGAACCTACAGACCCCGCACGGCGATCGCACCGAGACCGAGTCACTGCGGCAAGCCTTGGGCGAGGTGCGTCGCGAGGCCCAGCAGGAGGTCGCGCGCATCAATCGCCGGTTGCGCGAGCGTTCCGCGGTCGAGGGCGGAGCGGCCTCGGCCGCAGAGCAACTCGCACTTCGTCAGGAGCTCGACAGCCTTCAGCGGACCCTCGGCGCGAAAGAGCAGGCGCTCGACGCGATCACCGAGGAGTGCCGCCGTCTCGAGGACGTGTTGGAAGATCAGCATCTGGTCTTCGACGGCCTGCGCAAAGAGGTCGAGCGGCGCGATCTCTCCCTGACGGCCGCCCAAGAGGAGGTCAGTCGTTTAAGGCAGGCCCTGCTCGATCTGCAGGGGCAGGGGAGCGAGCCCGGGCTGCTCGAGCCGGCACCGCCGCGCGGGCTGTCCGCCGAGCCGCCTCGGATCCGGCCTCGCGCGGTCGGCGTCGGCCTCTGGCCGCTGCTTCTACTCCCGGCGCTTGTCGTGCTCGTCCTTATCGTTTGGCTGCGCGCCGATCGTCCGCGGGCCCCCGCGACCTCGGATATCGCCACCTCGGAGTCCTCGGGAACGGAGACCGCGACCGATGGGGGTGCGTTGCCGCCCGACTCCGAGTCGACGGCCGAGCCTCTTGAGCCCTCGAGCGTTTCTGTCCCGACACAGCGTGATCGGCTGCGCAACGGCGGCTTTGGCCCGACGCTCGCGAGGCTCCCGGGCGGGCGTTTCCTGATGGGCCGGAATCTCACGGTCGCGAGCGATTTCGGGCCGGCGCGCGAGGTCGAGATCGCGCCTTTCTTGATGGGTGTCTACGAAGTCACCTTCGAGGACTACGATCGTTTCGCCCGCGCCGTCGGCCGCGGATTTGCGAAGGACTTCGGATGGGGTCGAGGCAACCGCCCGGTGGTCGGGGTGAGCTGGGACGATGCCCGCGCCTATACGGCCTGGCTGTCCCGCGAGACCGGACGTAGCTACCGCCTGCCGAGCGAGGCCGAATGGGAGTATGCGGCGCGAGCCGGCGGGCGCGGATCCTATTGGTGGGGCTTCGGGCTGGAGCCGAATCGGGCGGTCTGCTTCGATTGCGGCAGCGCCTGGGACAACCGCGCGACGGCCCCCGTGGGGAGCTTCAACCCGAGCCCCTTCGGTCTCCACGACACGGCGGGCAATGTCATGGAGTGGGTCGCGGACTGCTATCAGTCGGGCTACGAAGGCGCACCGAGCGACGGGCGCGCCCGGACGGACGGTCCCTGCACCGATCGTGTCGCCCGCGGCGGCGCCTTCAACAAACCTTCCGCCTCGATGCGAACCTTTGTTCGCGCACGCTTCGTTCCGGGAACGCGTCTGGACATGCTGGGGTTCCGCGTTGCACGCGATCTCTGA
- a CDS encoding gamma-glutamyltransferase family protein, protein MTILGSVAAGHPLTAEAAAETLRAGGNAFDAALAALCAACIAEPVLASLGGGGFLLARPAGGAPELFDFFAQTPHRHRPEQELDFYPILADFGDATQEFHIGQGSIATPGMIAGLVAIHREHCRLPLAAIVAPACRLARDGVIVNRVQRGIAEIVAPILHASPAALALSADPDRPDRLAPVGARVRNPPLAETLEWIAREGADPFYRGDLGARLVRDCAEHGGHLSAADLADYRVERRAPLVHPYRGAHLYTNPPPSQGGFLLGVTLGLLDGVEPARLGRGSPAHLHALALAQELTQRLRRAQPAALAESLSGPLSGPLSDVAPSIPEAYRKLMEGAATFSRGTTQISVADREGNLASVTLSNGEGAGYVLPGAGIMLNNMLGEEDINPHGFHRWPTNRRISSMMAPSLLALADGGWVVTGSSGSNRIRSAILQVVSNLIDFGLALEAAVASPRMHYEDGVLNLEPPITDDTLAALGTHWPGLKVWNRESVFFGGAHSVAVAPDGSTHGAGDPRRGGVALQVN, encoded by the coding sequence ATGACCATCCTCGGTAGCGTCGCGGCCGGCCATCCGCTGACCGCAGAGGCGGCCGCCGAGACCCTGCGTGCCGGCGGCAATGCGTTCGACGCGGCGCTCGCGGCGCTCTGCGCGGCCTGCATCGCCGAGCCGGTCCTGGCCTCGCTCGGCGGCGGCGGCTTCCTGCTCGCCCGGCCTGCCGGCGGGGCGCCGGAGCTCTTCGACTTCTTCGCGCAGACCCCGCACCGACACCGCCCGGAGCAGGAGCTGGATTTCTATCCGATCCTCGCCGATTTCGGCGACGCCACGCAGGAGTTCCACATCGGACAAGGATCGATCGCAACACCGGGGATGATCGCCGGTCTCGTCGCGATCCATCGCGAACACTGTCGGCTTCCGCTCGCGGCCATTGTCGCCCCGGCCTGCCGTCTCGCGCGCGACGGGGTGATCGTGAACCGCGTCCAGCGGGGTATCGCCGAGATCGTCGCGCCGATCCTGCACGCGAGCCCCGCGGCACTCGCACTCTCCGCCGACCCGGATCGACCCGACCGGCTCGCCCCGGTCGGTGCACGGGTGCGCAACCCGCCGCTTGCCGAGACCCTGGAGTGGATCGCCCGCGAGGGCGCGGATCCCTTCTATCGCGGCGACCTGGGAGCGCGCTTGGTCCGCGATTGCGCCGAGCACGGAGGGCATCTGAGCGCAGCGGATCTCGCCGACTACCGGGTCGAGCGACGCGCCCCGCTCGTCCACCCCTATCGCGGGGCGCACCTCTACACGAATCCGCCACCCTCGCAGGGCGGGTTCCTGCTCGGCGTCACCCTGGGTCTACTCGACGGCGTCGAGCCGGCCCGTCTCGGACGCGGCAGCCCGGCGCATCTGCACGCGCTCGCCCTCGCCCAGGAGCTGACCCAACGTCTGCGTCGGGCACAGCCGGCCGCGCTCGCCGAGTCGCTCTCGGGGCCACTCTCGGGGCCGCTCTCGGACGTGGCCCCGAGCATTCCGGAAGCCTATCGCAAGCTCATGGAGGGTGCGGCGACCTTCAGCCGCGGGACCACGCAGATCAGTGTCGCCGATCGCGAGGGCAACCTCGCCAGCGTGACCCTCTCCAACGGCGAAGGCGCCGGCTATGTGCTGCCCGGCGCCGGCATCATGCTGAACAACATGCTGGGTGAAGAGGACATCAACCCGCACGGTTTTCATCGCTGGCCGACGAATCGGCGGATCAGCTCCATGATGGCGCCGAGCCTTCTGGCACTGGCTGACGGGGGGTGGGTCGTGACCGGCTCGTCCGGATCCAACCGGATCCGCAGCGCCATCCTGCAGGTGGTCTCCAACCTGATCGACTTCGGGCTTGCTCTGGAGGCAGCCGTAGCCTCCCCCAGGATGCACTACGAAGACGGGGTGCTGAATCTCGAGCCGCCGATCACGGACGACACGCTCGCCGCGCTCGGCACGCACTGGCCGGGGCTCAAGGTCTGGAATCGGGAGAGCGTCTTCTTCGGGGGTGCCCACAGCGTGGCGGTTGCCCCCGACGGCAGCACGCACGGCGCGGGCGATCCGAGACGCGGCGGGGTTGCGCTTCAGGTGAATTAA
- a CDS encoding TIGR02281 family clan AA aspartic protease, giving the protein MIRLQRIRESSVAWLRRKMPIPLFLLAGLLVILLARDLAERRENPNPNPVAYLGAGDVPEVVLKENQVSQYVTTGRINGTPIEFLVDTGAVDVAMPYMVAQTLGLTLQPGGISKTGNGDVRTWVARLESVDVGGLVAYDLSATVLPNMQGDQVLLGMAYLRRMELVLRGGEMILRPYSGD; this is encoded by the coding sequence ATGATCAGACTGCAACGTATCCGAGAGAGCTCAGTCGCTTGGCTCAGGCGCAAGATGCCGATCCCCTTGTTTTTGCTCGCGGGTCTGCTGGTGATCCTGCTGGCGCGCGATCTGGCGGAGCGCCGGGAGAATCCGAATCCGAACCCGGTCGCCTATCTCGGCGCCGGTGACGTGCCCGAGGTGGTCCTGAAAGAGAATCAGGTGAGTCAATACGTGACTACCGGTCGGATCAACGGGACCCCCATCGAGTTTTTGGTCGATACCGGGGCCGTGGATGTCGCCATGCCCTACATGGTCGCCCAGACGCTCGGCTTGACGCTCCAGCCCGGCGGGATCAGCAAGACCGGAAACGGCGATGTCCGCACCTGGGTCGCGCGGCTGGAGAGTGTGGATGTCGGCGGGCTGGTCGCCTACGACCTGAGCGCGACCGTCCTCCCGAATATGCAGGGCGATCAGGTCTTGCTCGGCATGGCCTATCTCAGACGCATGGAGCTGGTGCTGCGCGGCGGGGAGATGATCCTTCGGCCGTATTCAGGCGACTGA
- a CDS encoding TIGR02281 family clan AA aspartic protease: MNSAPPGADDMPSKVGRAMLFAAWIVGLALLAMFFDGVITGRDNPNPDPVALHSGSGVPEVRLERNRAGHYVAGGRINGEPVRFLIDTGATDVALPLSLAERLSLPLRPGGMSKTANGMVRTWTTRLDSVDLGGLVARNVRATVLPNMPGDDVLLGMSYLSHLEMIQRGGVLTLRPHIGSS; encoded by the coding sequence ATGAACAGCGCACCGCCGGGCGCCGACGACATGCCATCCAAAGTCGGTCGGGCGATGTTGTTTGCGGCATGGATCGTCGGATTGGCGCTGCTGGCGATGTTCTTCGACGGCGTGATCACTGGCCGGGACAATCCCAACCCGGATCCGGTTGCGCTGCACAGCGGCAGCGGGGTCCCCGAGGTGCGCCTCGAACGCAACCGTGCCGGACATTATGTCGCCGGCGGCCGGATCAACGGCGAGCCGGTGCGCTTTCTGATCGACACCGGTGCAACCGACGTCGCCTTGCCGCTGTCCTTGGCCGAGCGCCTGTCGCTGCCGCTCAGACCCGGCGGCATGAGCAAGACCGCAAACGGCATGGTGCGGACCTGGACGACCCGGCTCGACTCCGTCGACCTCGGCGGATTGGTCGCGCGCAACGTCCGCGCGACGGTCTTGCCGAACATGCCGGGAGACGATGTCCTGCTGGGCATGAGTTATCTGAGCCATCTGGAGATGATCCAGCGCGGCGGGGTGCTGACGCTGCGTCCTCACATCGGATCATCTTGA
- a CDS encoding ABC transporter substrate-binding protein, whose amino-acid sequence MKSRSLVPLLVLLGAAAGASAQPYGYAPPPMPQGYAPPPMPQGYGPMPMPYGGAYPARPAMPEMPAAPARPERPAAPPARAQTAAPARGAEAPAEMPEGPAAAASATLKEGMDKLLGFLALKELPNRLQVAAFLDREIAPYFDFEYMAKWVAGPASEGMSAQDKKAMAAHLEADFLGTLASRLMDYQGQQIRMLPPRMGPRGDVSVNVALLGAQSYPAKLEFRMYNSPTGWRVYDVVANGQSAAAYYRVQFQRMVGQGAVPAR is encoded by the coding sequence ATGAAGTCTCGTTCTTTGGTGCCGCTCCTCGTCTTACTCGGAGCCGCTGCCGGCGCTTCCGCCCAGCCTTACGGCTACGCTCCTCCACCCATGCCTCAGGGCTACGCTCCTCCACCCATGCCTCAGGGCTACGGCCCGATGCCGATGCCCTACGGCGGCGCTTATCCGGCCAGGCCGGCCATGCCGGAGATGCCCGCCGCCCCGGCTCGCCCCGAGCGTCCTGCCGCGCCGCCCGCGCGTGCGCAGACCGCGGCGCCGGCTCGGGGTGCCGAGGCGCCTGCCGAGATGCCCGAAGGTCCTGCAGCCGCGGCCAGCGCGACGCTCAAAGAGGGCATGGATAAGCTCCTCGGCTTTCTCGCTCTTAAAGAGCTGCCGAATCGGCTCCAGGTCGCTGCCTTCCTCGACCGCGAGATTGCGCCCTATTTCGACTTCGAGTACATGGCCAAGTGGGTGGCCGGTCCGGCGTCCGAAGGCATGAGTGCCCAGGATAAGAAGGCGATGGCCGCGCATCTCGAGGCGGATTTCCTCGGTACCCTGGCGTCCCGGTTGATGGACTATCAGGGGCAGCAGATCCGCATGTTGCCGCCGCGCATGGGTCCGCGCGGCGACGTCAGCGTCAACGTGGCGCTGCTGGGCGCGCAGAGCTATCCCGCCAAGCTCGAGTTTCGGATGTACAACTCGCCGACCGGCTGGCGCGTCTACGATGTCGTGGCGAACGGTCAAAGCGCGGCCGCCTATTATCGGGTGCAGTTCCAGCGCATGGTCGGACAGGGGGCGGTGCCCGCGCGCTGA
- a CDS encoding alpha/beta hydrolase: protein MSASCGGTQAIWPDEAVWRRLVDLSGTLEERIRRMFENLFPADWLRETPDPMQVFPPITAPIDDANLLRQADTLRAWPGVCPRLSEITAPTLLMTGTEDVVIPPRNAWIIGERIAGASVIQIKGGGHGFFYQSPELTARYLAAFLDGESVRPHPGGF, encoded by the coding sequence TTGTCCGCATCCTGTGGCGGCACGCAGGCGATCTGGCCCGACGAGGCGGTCTGGCGGAGGCTGGTGGACCTGTCCGGTACGCTCGAGGAGCGCATCCGGCGGATGTTCGAGAACCTCTTCCCGGCCGACTGGCTGCGGGAGACCCCGGATCCGATGCAGGTCTTTCCGCCGATCACGGCACCGATCGACGATGCGAATCTGCTGCGCCAGGCCGACACACTCCGGGCCTGGCCCGGCGTCTGCCCAAGACTGTCTGAGATCACCGCCCCGACCCTGCTGATGACCGGCACCGAGGATGTCGTCATCCCGCCGCGCAATGCCTGGATCATCGGCGAGCGCATCGCCGGCGCCTCCGTGATTCAGATCAAGGGCGGCGGACACGGGTTTTTCTATCAGTCGCCCGAGCTGACCGCCCGCTATCTTGCCGCCTTCCTCGACGGGGAATCGGTGCGCCCGCACCCCGGCGGGTTTTGA